Proteins co-encoded in one Kribbella solani genomic window:
- a CDS encoding isocitrate lyase/PEP mutase family protein encodes MTSFRELHDGRFVMPNAWDAGSAVILAAAGFPAIATTSAGIAFSLAKGDHTLPDGAPAVSREQMFDRVRAITAAVDVPVNGDLEDGYGAAPERVAETITLAREAGLAGGNIEDYDGRELYDLQLATDRITAAREAAGPDFVLTARTDGQLLGTPPTLAESIDRANRFHAAGADCVYVPGVNDLETIGTLVRELDAPLNVVLGLGRSTLTVAGLQSVGVTRISLGGSIARSALAFIRRSAEELATHGTITFAADQIPQADLNQLFARPRTTTHQP; translated from the coding sequence ATGACTAGCTTCCGGGAGTTACACGACGGCCGGTTCGTGATGCCGAACGCTTGGGACGCGGGGAGCGCGGTGATCCTCGCGGCGGCCGGGTTTCCGGCGATCGCGACCACCAGCGCGGGCATCGCGTTCTCGCTGGCCAAGGGCGATCACACGCTCCCTGACGGCGCGCCGGCGGTGTCGCGGGAGCAGATGTTCGATCGCGTCCGGGCGATCACGGCCGCCGTCGACGTACCGGTGAACGGCGACCTCGAAGACGGGTACGGCGCCGCGCCGGAGCGGGTTGCCGAGACGATCACGCTGGCTCGCGAGGCCGGTCTCGCCGGTGGAAACATCGAGGACTACGACGGCCGCGAGCTGTACGACCTACAGCTCGCGACCGATCGCATCACCGCCGCCCGCGAAGCAGCCGGTCCCGACTTCGTCCTCACCGCCCGCACCGACGGCCAGCTGCTGGGTACGCCGCCCACGCTGGCCGAGTCGATCGACCGGGCGAACCGCTTCCACGCCGCCGGCGCGGACTGCGTGTACGTGCCGGGGGTGAACGACCTGGAGACGATCGGAACCCTCGTACGCGAGCTCGACGCCCCGCTGAACGTCGTCCTCGGCCTGGGCCGATCAACCCTCACCGTCGCCGGCCTGCAATCCGTAGGAGTCACCCGCATCAGCCTCGGCGGCTCGATCGCCCGCTCCGCCCTGGCCTTCATCCGCCGCAGCGCGGAAGAACTGGCAACCCACGGCACCATCACCTTCGCCGCCGACCAGATCCCCCAAGCCGACCTGAACCAGCTCTTCGCCCGGCCCCGCACCACCACTCACCAACCCTGA
- the pgl gene encoding 6-phosphogluconolactonase gives MSEPLVLRHPDADALVHAVAARFITALVDAQSNDRVAQVVLTGGRVAARVYAAVAESPARLAIDWRRVEFWWGDERFLPDGDPDRNETQARDALLSHVDVDPARVHPMAPDTGQGAEAAAAAYAKELAAAASTSTSTAGTSTSAAAGAGGDASPVFDVLMLGVGPDGHVASLFPGYPQLAVTDASAVAVHDSPKPPPTRVSLTLPVLDRAREVWFVVSGEDKAEAVGKALTGGDVPAARPKGQERTLWLLDESAAQQLG, from the coding sequence ATGAGCGAGCCGTTGGTTTTGCGGCATCCGGACGCCGATGCCCTGGTGCACGCGGTGGCGGCGCGCTTCATCACCGCGCTTGTCGATGCCCAGAGCAACGATCGGGTCGCCCAGGTGGTGCTGACCGGTGGGCGGGTGGCTGCCCGGGTGTACGCGGCGGTGGCCGAATCCCCCGCCCGGTTGGCGATCGACTGGCGGCGGGTCGAGTTCTGGTGGGGCGACGAACGCTTCCTCCCGGACGGTGATCCTGACCGCAACGAGACGCAGGCCCGGGACGCGTTGCTTTCACACGTAGACGTCGATCCGGCGCGGGTACACCCGATGGCTCCCGATACCGGGCAAGGCGCGGAGGCGGCCGCGGCGGCGTACGCGAAGGAGTTGGCCGCGGCCGCGAGCACGTCGACCAGCACTGCCGGCACCTCGACCAGCGCCGCTGCCGGTGCGGGCGGCGACGCCAGTCCCGTCTTCGACGTCCTCATGCTCGGGGTCGGGCCGGACGGGCATGTGGCGTCGCTCTTCCCGGGGTATCCGCAGTTGGCCGTGACGGATGCGTCGGCGGTTGCCGTGCACGACTCGCCCAAGCCACCGCCCACGCGGGTTTCGCTGACGTTGCCGGTGCTTGACCGGGCGCGGGAGGTTTGGTTCGTCGTCTCCGGTGAAGACAAGGCTGAGGCAGTCGGCAAGGCACTCACGGGCGGAGACGTACCCGCCGCCCGGCCGAAAGGTCAGGAGCGGACGCTGTGGCTCCTTGACGAGTCCGCGGCACAACAGCTGGGCTGA
- a CDS encoding AAA family ATPase, with product MPDDVDEFARLFTGFLERMRAAGEPRARRESLLDRLREHLGVEPDQVPVVSSAHPAYDLPNVQRALEACFDSYDLVGLAGTNRDHHSLGELLELAEYDRFGIGPVDYRRMQIDIDEEMDCVAFGFYLGVRDGDRLVVLLRAPNEQYGRGNVELEVLAAERSAGERFLAALPELIRAHNVFRGKVVSFEGHEFGQGAGPFKLHPRPGITRADVVLPDGVLDRIEREVVGIAEHRERLLAAGQHLRRGVLLYGPPGTGKTHTVRYLLSRMPEVTVVLLAGSSIHFISSACALARMLQPALVVLEDCDLVAEARDFSHGMDNPLLFQVLNEMDGLAQDADVAFLLTTNRADLLEPALMQRPGRVDMAVEVPLPDGAGRARLLELYGPALTLDDGVVEEIVALTEGTTASFMKELVRRTVLLAAQADETPGAEHLRAAVAELLSSRDALTRRLLGATDNAATDDAPATTSPAPATTSTAPAATSAGTTRRGPMPAVYKANLR from the coding sequence ATGCCGGATGACGTTGACGAGTTCGCGCGGTTGTTCACGGGGTTCCTGGAGCGGATGCGGGCGGCGGGGGAGCCGCGGGCGCGCCGGGAGAGCCTGCTGGACCGGTTGCGTGAGCATCTCGGCGTGGAGCCCGATCAGGTGCCGGTGGTGTCGTCGGCGCACCCGGCGTACGACCTGCCCAACGTACAACGGGCACTGGAAGCGTGCTTCGACTCGTACGACCTGGTCGGCCTGGCCGGGACGAACCGGGATCACCACTCGCTCGGTGAGCTGCTGGAGCTGGCCGAGTACGACCGGTTCGGGATCGGGCCGGTCGACTACCGGCGGATGCAGATCGACATCGACGAGGAGATGGACTGCGTCGCGTTCGGGTTCTACCTCGGCGTACGGGACGGCGATCGGCTGGTCGTACTGCTCCGGGCGCCGAACGAGCAGTACGGGCGGGGAAACGTCGAGCTCGAGGTGCTTGCGGCCGAGCGGTCAGCCGGCGAGCGGTTCCTGGCCGCGCTGCCGGAGTTGATCCGCGCGCACAACGTGTTCCGCGGGAAGGTCGTGTCGTTCGAGGGGCATGAGTTCGGGCAGGGCGCGGGGCCGTTCAAGTTGCACCCGCGGCCCGGTATTACGCGGGCTGATGTCGTACTCCCGGATGGTGTGCTCGATCGGATCGAGCGGGAGGTCGTCGGGATCGCCGAGCATCGCGAGCGGTTGCTGGCGGCCGGGCAGCACCTGCGGCGGGGCGTGCTGCTGTACGGGCCGCCTGGTACCGGGAAGACGCACACCGTGCGGTATTTGCTGTCGCGGATGCCCGAGGTCACCGTCGTACTGCTGGCGGGGTCGAGTATTCATTTCATCTCGTCCGCGTGTGCGCTGGCGCGGATGCTGCAGCCGGCGCTGGTCGTACTGGAGGACTGTGACCTGGTCGCGGAGGCGCGGGACTTCTCGCATGGGATGGACAACCCGCTGCTGTTCCAAGTGCTGAACGAGATGGACGGGCTGGCGCAGGATGCGGATGTCGCGTTCCTGTTGACCACGAACCGGGCTGATCTCCTGGAGCCGGCGCTGATGCAGCGGCCGGGGCGGGTGGACATGGCTGTTGAGGTGCCGTTGCCGGATGGGGCTGGTCGGGCGCGGTTGCTGGAGCTGTACGGGCCCGCGTTGACGTTGGACGACGGGGTCGTCGAGGAGATCGTGGCACTGACGGAGGGCACTACTGCTTCGTTCATGAAGGAGTTGGTGCGGAGGACCGTTCTGCTTGCGGCTCAAGCGGACGAGACGCCCGGCGCGGAACACCTACGCGCGGCCGTCGCTGAACTCCTGTCATCCCGCGACGCCCTCACCAGACGCCTCCTCGGCGCCACCGACAACGCCGCCACCGACGATGCCCCGGCCACCACCAGCCCCGCCCCAGCCACCACCAGCACCGCCCCAGCCGCGACAAGCGCAGGCACAACCCGCCGCGGCCCGATGCCCGCCGTCTACAAGGCAAACCTCCGCTGA
- a CDS encoding glucose-6-phosphate isomerase, whose amino-acid sequence MTAVTTQNGDWTEVVDKLVAAKIASRIAAKDATIWGPDAEAEASIRLGWVDLHETSRPLLAEVEALVADLRSEGLTRIVLSGMGGSSLAPEVITRTAGVDLVVLDSTDPSVVGRALAGDLSKTVIVVSSKSGGTVETDSHRRTFAKAFTDAGIDAASRIMVVTDPGSPFEKLSKDEGYRKTFLADPNVGGRYSALTAFGLVPSGLAGADISELLDQAAEAAPALQADSTGNPALWLGAVIAASAGRDKVIITADGSDIVGFPDWAEQLIAESTGKQGTGVLPVAVEAGAPELRSEATDLTNALLAEKATSGVPTALTSGSLGGQFLLWEMATAVAGYLLGIDPFDQPDVESAKKAARGLLDAQPEPEAAAFTDGAVEVRGSEGLLDGVDSLQGAVDALLGKLDDIGYLAVMAYLDSERDADLLGVRPALAAKTGRPVTFGWGPRFLHSTGQYHKGGHPEGVFLQITGAHPADVEIPDRPFTFGTLISAQAAGDANVLAERGRPVLRLHLTDVAAGVRQLLSLIK is encoded by the coding sequence GTGACCGCTGTAACCACCCAGAACGGCGACTGGACCGAGGTCGTCGACAAGCTCGTGGCGGCGAAGATCGCCTCCCGGATCGCCGCCAAGGACGCCACCATCTGGGGTCCCGACGCCGAGGCCGAGGCGTCGATCCGGCTCGGCTGGGTCGACCTGCACGAGACCTCGCGGCCGCTGCTGGCCGAGGTCGAGGCGCTCGTCGCGGACCTGCGGTCCGAGGGCCTGACCCGGATCGTGCTGTCCGGCATGGGCGGCTCGTCGCTGGCCCCCGAGGTGATCACCCGGACCGCGGGCGTCGACCTGGTCGTACTGGACTCGACCGACCCGAGCGTAGTCGGGCGAGCGCTGGCCGGTGACCTGTCGAAGACCGTCATCGTGGTGTCCAGCAAGTCCGGTGGAACGGTCGAGACGGACAGCCACCGGCGTACGTTCGCGAAGGCGTTCACCGACGCGGGCATCGACGCCGCGTCGCGGATCATGGTGGTGACCGACCCGGGTTCGCCGTTCGAGAAGCTGTCGAAGGACGAGGGGTACCGCAAGACGTTCCTCGCCGACCCGAACGTCGGTGGCCGCTACAGCGCGCTGACCGCGTTCGGCCTGGTGCCATCCGGTCTGGCCGGCGCCGACATCTCCGAGCTGCTGGACCAGGCCGCCGAGGCCGCGCCGGCGTTGCAGGCCGATTCGACCGGCAACCCGGCCCTGTGGCTGGGCGCGGTGATCGCGGCCAGCGCCGGCCGGGACAAGGTGATCATCACCGCTGACGGTTCGGACATCGTCGGGTTCCCGGACTGGGCCGAGCAGCTGATCGCGGAGAGCACCGGCAAGCAGGGCACCGGCGTGCTGCCGGTGGCCGTCGAGGCCGGCGCGCCGGAGCTGCGCAGCGAGGCGACGGACCTGACCAACGCGCTGCTCGCGGAGAAGGCGACCAGCGGCGTCCCGACGGCGCTCACGTCGGGATCGCTCGGTGGTCAGTTCCTGCTCTGGGAGATGGCGACCGCGGTCGCGGGCTACCTGCTCGGCATCGACCCGTTCGACCAGCCGGACGTGGAGAGCGCGAAGAAGGCCGCGCGCGGTCTGCTCGACGCGCAGCCGGAGCCCGAGGCGGCCGCCTTCACCGACGGCGCGGTCGAAGTACGCGGCTCGGAAGGTCTGCTGGACGGCGTGGATTCGCTCCAGGGCGCGGTGGACGCGCTCCTCGGCAAGCTGGACGACATCGGGTACCTGGCCGTGATGGCCTACCTCGACTCCGAGCGGGACGCCGACCTGCTCGGCGTACGCCCGGCGCTGGCGGCCAAGACCGGTCGTCCGGTGACGTTCGGCTGGGGACCGCGGTTCCTGCACTCCACCGGCCAGTACCACAAGGGTGGCCACCCGGAGGGCGTGTTCCTGCAGATCACGGGCGCGCACCCGGCCGACGTGGAGATCCCGGACCGGCCGTTCACGTTCGGCACGCTGATCTCGGCGCAGGCAGCCGGGGACGCGAACGTACTGGCCGAGCGTGGCCGTCCGGTGCTGCGATTGCACCTCACGGACGTCGCGGCCGGCGTACGGCAGCTGCTGTCGCTGATCAAGTAA
- the zwf gene encoding glucose-6-phosphate dehydrogenase, producing MTAELNEEPAAPVNPLRDPQDRRLPRIAGPCGLVIFGVTGDLARKKLMPAVYDLANRGLLPPGFALVGFARRDYSNQDFAQIVHDSVKEHARTPFREEVWQQLAEGFRFVPGDLTDDEAFKRLRETVDELDITRGTGGNHAFYLSIPPGLFPEVVRQLSEHGLTDEKPGSWRRVVIEKPFGHDLKSARELNHVVESVFPPEAVFRIDHYLGKETVQNILALRFANAMFEPIWNSNYVDHVQITMAEDIGIGGRAGYYDGIGAARDVIQNHLLQLLALIAMEEPVSFDAWSLRQEKKKVLNAVQLPERLDLHTARGQYASGWAGGVKVKGYLQEDGIPSSSATETFAALRVDVDTRRWAGVPFYLRTGKRLGRRVTEVAVMFKRAPHLPFTKTETEELGQNALVLRIQPDEGITLRFGAKVPGTSMEIRDVNMDFQYGGSFTESSPEAYERLILDVLLGDPPLFPQHTEVELGWKILDPVLDYWARHGKPEQYASGDWGPDSAHAMLARDGRAWRRP from the coding sequence ATGACCGCTGAGCTCAACGAAGAGCCGGCCGCACCGGTGAACCCGCTGCGCGATCCGCAGGATCGCCGGCTGCCGCGGATCGCCGGGCCGTGTGGCCTGGTGATCTTCGGGGTCACCGGTGACCTGGCCCGGAAGAAGCTGATGCCGGCGGTCTACGACCTGGCGAACCGGGGGCTGCTGCCCCCCGGTTTCGCCCTGGTCGGGTTCGCCCGCCGGGACTACAGCAACCAGGACTTCGCTCAGATCGTGCACGACTCGGTCAAGGAGCACGCCCGGACGCCGTTCCGCGAGGAGGTCTGGCAGCAGCTCGCCGAGGGCTTCCGGTTCGTACCGGGTGACCTGACCGACGACGAGGCGTTCAAGCGGCTCCGGGAGACCGTGGACGAGCTGGACATCACCCGCGGTACGGGTGGCAACCACGCGTTCTACCTGTCCATCCCGCCGGGGCTGTTCCCGGAGGTGGTCCGGCAGCTGTCCGAGCACGGGCTGACCGACGAGAAGCCCGGCTCGTGGCGGCGGGTGGTGATCGAGAAGCCGTTCGGGCACGACCTGAAGAGCGCCCGCGAGCTGAACCACGTGGTCGAGTCGGTGTTCCCGCCCGAGGCGGTGTTCCGGATCGACCACTACCTGGGCAAGGAAACGGTCCAGAACATCCTCGCGCTGCGGTTCGCGAACGCGATGTTCGAGCCGATCTGGAACAGCAACTACGTCGACCACGTCCAGATCACGATGGCCGAGGACATCGGCATCGGCGGCCGCGCCGGGTACTACGACGGCATCGGCGCCGCCCGTGACGTGATCCAGAACCACCTGCTCCAGCTGCTCGCGCTGATCGCGATGGAGGAGCCGGTCAGCTTCGACGCCTGGTCGTTGCGCCAGGAGAAGAAGAAGGTCCTGAACGCGGTCCAGCTGCCGGAGCGCCTCGACCTGCACACCGCCCGCGGCCAGTACGCGTCCGGCTGGGCCGGTGGCGTCAAGGTCAAGGGCTACCTGCAGGAGGACGGCATCCCGTCGTCGTCCGCGACCGAGACGTTCGCCGCGTTGCGCGTCGACGTCGACACCCGGCGCTGGGCGGGCGTTCCGTTCTACCTGCGGACCGGCAAGCGGCTCGGCCGGCGCGTCACCGAGGTCGCGGTGATGTTCAAGCGGGCGCCACACCTGCCGTTCACCAAGACCGAAACCGAGGAACTCGGGCAGAACGCGCTGGTGTTGCGGATTCAGCCGGACGAGGGCATCACGCTCCGGTTCGGCGCGAAGGTGCCCGGTACGTCGATGGAGATCCGCGACGTGAACATGGACTTCCAGTACGGCGGTTCGTTCACGGAGTCCTCCCCGGAGGCGTACGAGCGGCTGATCCTGGACGTACTGCTCGGTGATCCGCCGTTGTTCCCGCAACACACCGAAGTCGAGCTGGGCTGGAAGATCCTCGACCCGGTGCTCGACTACTGGGCCCGGCACGGGAAGCCGGAGCAGTACGCGTCCGGCGACTGGGGACCGGACTCGGCGCACGCGATGCTCGCTCGTGACGGACGCGCCTGGAGGCGGCCTTGA
- the tal gene encoding transaldolase → MNDRLKALADAGVSIWLDDLSRERLTSGSLQALIEDKHVVGVTTNPTIFAKAISDADAYAEKVARLAAQGVSTDEAIRVITTDDVRDAADVFKPAYDDSEGQDGRVSIEVEPTLAHDTAKTIEQAKQLWEIVGRENVFVKIPATKAGLPAITATLAAGISVNVTLIFSLERYKAVAAAFLAGMEQAVENGHDVTKMASVASFFVSRVDTEVDKRLDAIGTDEAKALKGKAAIANARLAFQAYEEIFATDRWRELETAGAKPQRPLWASTGTKDPAYSPTLYVDNLVTRGVVNTMPEATIKAAEEHSEFSGDTVRGDYAGDRKVIDELERLGISYDEVVQVLEDEGVAKFDASWSELQDTVTAALKGAAK, encoded by the coding sequence ATGAACGATCGCTTGAAAGCACTCGCCGACGCGGGTGTCTCCATCTGGCTCGACGATCTGTCCCGGGAGCGGCTGACCAGCGGCAGCCTGCAGGCGCTGATCGAGGACAAGCACGTGGTCGGCGTGACCACGAACCCGACCATCTTCGCCAAGGCCATCTCGGACGCGGACGCGTACGCCGAGAAGGTCGCGCGGCTGGCAGCGCAGGGCGTCTCGACCGACGAGGCGATCCGGGTGATCACCACCGACGACGTCCGCGACGCGGCGGACGTGTTCAAGCCGGCGTACGACGACAGCGAGGGCCAGGACGGCCGGGTCTCGATCGAGGTCGAGCCGACGCTGGCGCACGACACCGCGAAGACGATCGAGCAGGCCAAGCAGCTCTGGGAGATCGTCGGCCGGGAGAACGTGTTCGTGAAGATCCCGGCCACCAAGGCCGGGCTGCCCGCGATCACCGCCACGCTGGCCGCCGGGATCAGTGTGAACGTGACGCTGATCTTCTCGCTGGAGCGCTACAAGGCGGTTGCCGCCGCGTTCCTGGCCGGGATGGAGCAGGCGGTCGAGAACGGCCACGACGTGACCAAGATGGCCAGCGTCGCGTCGTTCTTCGTCAGCCGGGTGGACACCGAGGTGGACAAGCGGCTGGACGCGATCGGTACCGACGAGGCGAAGGCACTGAAGGGCAAGGCCGCGATCGCGAACGCGCGGCTCGCCTTCCAGGCGTACGAGGAGATCTTCGCGACCGACCGCTGGCGCGAGCTGGAAACGGCCGGCGCGAAGCCGCAGCGTCCGCTCTGGGCATCCACCGGCACCAAGGACCCGGCGTACTCCCCCACCCTCTACGTCGACAACCTGGTCACCCGCGGCGTCGTCAACACGATGCCAGAGGCAACCATCAAGGCGGCCGAAGAGCACAGTGAGTTCAGCGGTGACACGGTGCGCGGCGACTACGCCGGTGACCGCAAGGTGATCGACGAGCTCGAGCGGCTCGGCATTTCGTACGACGAGGTGGTCCAGGTGCTGGAGGACGAGGGCGTGGCGAAGTTCGACGCGTCCTGGTCGGAGCTGCAGGACACCGTGACCGCCGCGCTGAAAGGTGCCGCCAAGTGA
- the tkt gene encoding transketolase — translation MTEKTSPKLEWTELDQRAVDTVRVLAMDAVEKVGNGHPGTAMSLAPAAYLLFQKVMRHNPADPHWAGRDRFVLSAGHSSLTLYIQLYLAGFGLELDDLKSLRTWGSKTPGHPEYRHTKGVETTTGPLGQGVGNAVGMAMAARRERGLLDPDAPKGEGLFDHNIYVIASDGDLEEGVSAEASSLAGHQQLGNLTVIWDDNKISIEDDTNIAFSEDVAARYAAYGWDVRTVDWTDGGTGYHEDVQALYDAIEAGNAVTGKPTFIKLRTIIGWPAATKKGTGKVHGNALGAEEVAATKKILGWDPEQSFQVADEVIAHTREALGRGKTIETEWTAKYDAWKAANPERAALLDRLSKRELPAGWQDALPSWDADAKGVATRAASGEVLTKLAPELPELWGGSADLAGSNNTTPKGQPSFIPKEHSTEEFQGDEYGRVLHFGIREHAMGAVLNGIALHGLTRPYGGTFLVFSDYMRPSVRLAALMQLPVTYVWTHDSIGLGEDGPTHQPIEHLSALRAIPGLDVVRPGDANETAAAWATILKHTDRPAGLALTRQNVPTFPRGTDGFATTENVHKGGYVLIDSDGTPDVVLIGTGSELQIAVEARTKLAEEGVQARVVSMVSREWFDEQDDAYRESVIPADVRARVSVEAGIAQSWHDIVGDSGRSVSLEHYGASAAYQTLYNEFGITTEAVVQAAKDSIAAAARISGPGVPPGRAAAGPVGPADAHAAN, via the coding sequence GTGACGGAGAAGACCAGCCCCAAGCTTGAATGGACCGAGCTCGACCAGCGCGCGGTCGACACCGTGCGGGTGCTCGCGATGGATGCCGTGGAGAAGGTCGGGAACGGTCACCCGGGCACCGCGATGAGCCTGGCGCCCGCGGCGTACCTGCTGTTCCAGAAGGTGATGCGGCACAATCCGGCGGACCCGCACTGGGCCGGCCGCGACCGGTTCGTGCTGTCCGCCGGTCACTCCAGCCTGACGCTGTACATCCAGCTGTACCTGGCCGGCTTCGGCCTCGAGCTGGACGACCTGAAGTCGCTGCGGACCTGGGGCAGCAAGACCCCGGGCCACCCGGAGTACCGGCACACCAAGGGTGTCGAGACGACCACCGGCCCGCTCGGCCAGGGCGTCGGCAACGCGGTCGGGATGGCGATGGCGGCCCGCCGCGAGCGCGGCCTGCTCGACCCGGACGCGCCGAAGGGCGAGGGCCTGTTCGACCACAACATCTACGTGATCGCGTCCGACGGTGACCTGGAGGAGGGCGTCTCGGCCGAGGCGTCGTCGCTGGCCGGTCACCAGCAGCTCGGCAACCTGACGGTGATCTGGGACGACAACAAGATCTCCATCGAGGACGACACGAACATCGCGTTCTCCGAGGACGTCGCGGCGCGCTACGCGGCGTACGGCTGGGATGTCCGGACGGTCGACTGGACCGACGGCGGCACCGGCTACCACGAGGACGTGCAGGCGCTCTACGACGCGATCGAGGCCGGGAACGCGGTCACCGGCAAGCCCACCTTCATCAAGCTGCGGACGATCATCGGCTGGCCGGCGGCGACCAAGAAGGGCACCGGCAAGGTGCACGGGAACGCGCTCGGCGCCGAGGAGGTCGCGGCGACCAAGAAGATCCTCGGCTGGGACCCGGAGCAGAGCTTCCAGGTCGCCGACGAGGTGATCGCGCACACCCGCGAGGCACTCGGCCGCGGCAAGACGATCGAGACCGAGTGGACCGCCAAGTACGACGCGTGGAAGGCCGCGAACCCGGAGCGCGCCGCGCTGCTGGACCGGCTGTCGAAGCGGGAGCTGCCGGCCGGCTGGCAGGACGCGCTGCCGAGCTGGGACGCCGACGCCAAGGGTGTCGCGACCCGCGCCGCGTCCGGCGAGGTGCTGACCAAGCTCGCGCCGGAGCTGCCGGAGCTGTGGGGCGGTTCGGCCGACCTGGCCGGCTCGAACAACACCACCCCGAAGGGGCAGCCGTCGTTCATCCCCAAGGAGCACTCCACCGAGGAGTTCCAGGGCGACGAGTACGGGCGGGTGCTGCACTTCGGTATCCGCGAGCACGCGATGGGCGCGGTCCTGAACGGCATCGCCCTGCACGGCCTGACCCGCCCGTACGGCGGTACGTTCCTGGTCTTCTCCGACTACATGCGCCCGTCGGTCCGGCTGGCCGCGCTGATGCAGCTGCCGGTCACGTACGTCTGGACGCACGACTCGATCGGCCTCGGCGAGGACGGTCCGACGCACCAGCCGATCGAGCACCTGTCGGCATTGCGCGCGATCCCGGGTCTGGACGTCGTACGCCCCGGTGACGCGAACGAGACGGCCGCCGCCTGGGCGACGATCCTCAAGCACACCGACCGCCCGGCCGGCCTGGCGCTGACCCGGCAGAACGTGCCGACCTTCCCGCGTGGCACCGACGGCTTCGCCACCACCGAGAACGTGCACAAGGGTGGATACGTCCTGATCGACAGCGACGGCACGCCGGACGTGGTGCTGATCGGCACCGGCTCCGAGCTGCAGATCGCGGTCGAGGCCAGGACCAAGCTGGCCGAGGAGGGCGTCCAGGCCCGGGTCGTGTCGATGGTTTCCCGCGAGTGGTTCGACGAGCAGGACGACGCGTACCGCGAGTCCGTGATCCCGGCCGATGTCCGCGCCCGGGTCTCGGTCGAGGCCGGGATCGCGCAGAGCTGGCACGACATCGTCGGTGACTCCGGCCGGTCGGTCAGCCTCGAGCACTACGGGGCCTCGGCCGCGTACCAGACGCTGTACAACGAGTTCGGGATCACCACCGAAGCCGTCGTGCAGGCCGCCAAGGACAGCATTGCCGCCGCCGCCCGGATCAGCGGACCGGGCGTACCGCCGGGCCGTGCCGCCGCCGGGCCGGTCGGACCTGCCGACGCCCACGCCGCCAACTGA
- a CDS encoding glucose-6-phosphate dehydrogenase assembly protein OpcA, which translates to MIIDLTDTTSSGIASALLKARRNAGSPAMGMVGTIVVVVDEASHHDAMKAANEAGREHPSRVLVAILRPGKGAPGLDAEVRIGEGVPGEAVLLRLHGELAKVPESVVTPLLLPDSPVIVWWPGGGPRVPAEDPLGRLGRRRVTDAAATRRASVDYSARAEGYAPGDTDFAWTRLTPWRALMAAALDQYPTKVTGAEVSAARGNPSADLMAAWLQSRLKVPVEQRNTCGPGVTAVRLFTPSGPIALTRPDGAVATFSVPGQPDRPVALKRRTTSELLSEELRRLDPDDVYAKTLACMVERDALPAEQKKVDANARKSTAAKVTAAGQKVIEPKKPAPARKTTAKKTVAPKSVAKKAADKRTVAKKAAAKRAVKK; encoded by the coding sequence TTGATCATCGACCTGACCGACACCACGTCCAGCGGGATCGCCTCGGCGCTGCTGAAGGCGCGCCGGAACGCCGGTTCGCCGGCCATGGGCATGGTCGGCACGATCGTGGTCGTCGTCGACGAAGCCTCCCATCACGACGCGATGAAGGCCGCGAACGAGGCCGGCCGCGAACACCCGTCGCGGGTCCTGGTCGCGATCCTGCGGCCCGGCAAGGGCGCTCCCGGGCTGGACGCGGAAGTACGGATCGGCGAGGGCGTGCCGGGTGAGGCAGTGTTGCTGCGGCTGCACGGTGAGCTGGCCAAGGTGCCGGAGTCCGTGGTCACGCCGCTGCTGCTGCCGGACTCCCCCGTCATCGTTTGGTGGCCGGGTGGCGGGCCGCGCGTACCGGCCGAAGATCCGCTCGGACGACTCGGGCGGCGTCGGGTGACCGATGCGGCGGCGACGCGGCGGGCGTCGGTGGACTACAGCGCGCGGGCCGAGGGGTACGCGCCGGGCGACACCGACTTCGCGTGGACGCGGCTGACGCCGTGGCGCGCGCTGATGGCGGCCGCCCTCGACCAGTACCCGACGAAGGTGACCGGGGCCGAGGTGTCCGCGGCCCGCGGGAACCCGAGCGCGGATCTGATGGCTGCCTGGTTGCAGTCGCGGTTGAAGGTGCCGGTCGAGCAGCGGAACACGTGCGGTCCCGGGGTGACGGCGGTGCGGTTGTTCACGCCGTCCGGGCCGATCGCGCTGACGCGGCCCGATGGTGCGGTCGCGACGTTCAGCGTGCCGGGGCAGCCGGATCGCCCGGTGGCGTTGAAGCGGCGTACGACGTCGGAGCTGCTCAGTGAGGAACTGCGCCGGCTCGACCCGGACGACGTGTACGCGAAAACGCTGGCGTGCATGGTCGAGCGGGACGCGCTTCCGGCCGAGCAGAAGAAGGTCGACGCGAACGCCCGGAAGTCGACCGCGGCGAAGGTCACCGCGGCCGGCCAGAAGGTGATCGAGCCGAAGAAACCCGCTCCGGCCCGGAAGACCACCGCGAAGAAGACCGTGGCTCCGAAGAGCGTTGCCAAGAAGGCTGCGGACAAGAGGACCGTGGCGAAGAAGGCGGCTGCCAAGCGGGCGGTGAAGAAATGA